The following proteins are co-located in the Ailuropoda melanoleuca isolate Jingjing chromosome 13, ASM200744v2, whole genome shotgun sequence genome:
- the TBC1D20 gene encoding TBC1 domain family member 20, with the protein MALPSAQGDGPTSSRWDGGAEKTDFNAKRKKKVAEIYQALNSDPADVAALRRMAISEGGLLTDEIRQKVWPKLLNVNTSDPPPISGKDLRQVSKDYQQVLLDVRRSLRRFPPGMPEKQREGLQEELIDIILLILERNPQLHYYQGYHDIVVTFLLVVGEQLTTSLVEKLSTHHLRDFMDPTMDNTKHILNYLMPIIDQVNPELHDFMQSAEVGTIFALSWLITWFGHVLSDFRHVVRLYDFFLACHPLMPIYFAAVIVLYREQEVLDCDCDMASVHHLLSQIPQDLPYETLISRAGDLFVQFPPSELAREAAAQQQAEKTAASTFKDFELASAQQRPDTVLRQRFRGLLRPEDRTKDVLTKPRTNRFVKLAVMGLTVALGAAALAVVKSALEWAPKFQLQLFP; encoded by the exons ATGGCCCTCCCGAGTGCGCAGGGCGACGGGCCCACCTCCAGCCGCTGGGACGGCGGCGCGGAGAAGACAG ACTTTAAcgccaaaaggaaaaagaaagtggcaGAGATATACCAGGCTCTGAACAGTGACCCCGCTGATGTGGCCGCCCTTAGACGCATGGCTATTAGTGAAGGGGGGCTCCTGACTGATGAGATCAGGCAGAAAGTGTGGCCCAAGCTCCTCAATGTCAACACCAGTGACCCACCTCCTATATCAG GGAAGGACCTACGGCAGGTGAGCAAGGACTACCAGCAGGTGCTGCTGGACGTCAGGCGGTCTCTGCGGCGCTTCCCGCCCG gcatgccagagaagcagagagaggggctcCAGGAAGAGCTGATCGACATCATCCTCCTCATCTTGGAGCGCAACCCTCAGCTGCACTACTACCAGGGCTACCACGACATCGTGGTCACGTTTCTGCTGGTGGTAGGCGAGCAGCTGACGACATCCCTGGTAGAAAAACTGTCTACGCACCACCTCAG GGATTTCATGGATCCAACAATGGACAACACCAAGCATATATTGAACTATCTGATGCCCATCATTGACCAGGTGAACCCAGAGCTCCATGACTTCATGCAGAG TGCCGAGGTGGGAACCATCTTTGCCCTCAGCTGGCTCATCACCTGGTTTGGGCATGTCCTGTCTGACTTCAGGCACGTCGTGCGGTTATACGACTTCTTCCTGGCCTGCCACCCGCTGATGCCCATTTACTTTGCAGCCGTG ATCGTGTTGTATCGAGAGCAGGAAGTCCTGGATTGTGACTGTGACATGGCCTCGGTCCACCACCTATTGTCCCAGATCCCTCAGGACCTGCCCTATGAGACACTGATCAGTAGAGCCGGAGACCTGTTTGTTCAGTTTCCCCCGTCCGAACTTGCTCGGGAGGCAGCTGCCCAACAGCAGGCCGAGAA GACGGCCGCCTCTACCTTCAAAGACTTTGAGCTGGCATCCGCCCAGCAGAGGCCTGACACGGTGCTGCGGCAGCGGTTTCGGGGACTCCTGCGACCAGAGGATCGCACAAAAGACGTCCTGACCAAACCAAGGACCAACCGCTTTGTGAAGCTGGCGGTGATGGGGCTGACGGTGGCACTTGGAGCAGCTGCCCTGGCTGTGGTGAAAAGTGCCCTGGAGTGGGCCCCTAAGTTCCAACTGCAGCTGTTCCCCTAA